From Spirosoma aerolatum, one genomic window encodes:
- a CDS encoding ABC transporter permease → MKHIDPPSFISHFLHLFLPLHRAEELEGDLDELFQQRVREVGIRKARWRYARDVVSLLRPSLMRRDKACLVSTNTNNTYPNPTNTTMLRNYFKIAFRNLTKHKGYSAINIAGLATGMAVAILIGLWVWNEFAYNQRYANYDRMARVLQNQTFNDKIETWTSQAMQLAPELRSNYSSHFKYAVTADFPGKHLLSLDTKKITNVGSFIEPDITEMLALTMLKGTRAGLRDPSSILLSETTAKSLFGNVDPLNKIITIDKKWPVKVTGVYADLPLNSSFQELTFIAPFELKKKDLPEWLSWGNSWFQTYVQIADNATMETVSVAIKDVKLKRSQDDARFKPELFLLPMSQWHLYSEFKNGVNVGGQIQYVRLFSIIGLFVLLLACINFMNLSTARSEKRAREVGVRKAVGSVRNQIMLQFFSESFLFVIVAFAFALLLVLLVLPAFNTVADRQISIPWDNPMFWIAAFGFSLFTSLVAGSYPAIYLSSFQPVKVLKGTFRVGRFASLPRKVLVVVQFAVSVTLIVGTMIVFQQIEFARNRPVGYNRNNLVSFPIKSDKLITHFATFRDELLNTGAIEEVAATDSPITDTYVTNGGLTWRGQAPNMADEFVTLRITHGFGKMIGWQIKEGRDFSKEFATDSAGFVLNEAAVAYMGFKNPVGEIIKWGDQPFKVIGVVKNLVTQSPYDPVKQTIFVINYKRLNLITAKINPTKSASEALAKVEAVYKKYDPDNTFDYKFADQEYAKKFGEEERVGKLASFFAGLAIFISCLGLFGLASFVMEQRSKEIGIRKVMGASVGSLWQLLSKDFVLLVIISLFIAFPLTWYFMQDWIQRYTYHTDLSWWLFAATGVGALIITLMTVSFQSIKVALMNPIKSLRSE, encoded by the coding sequence ATGAAACATATTGATCCTCCTAGCTTTATCTCGCATTTTCTTCACCTGTTCCTGCCTTTGCATCGGGCCGAAGAGTTGGAGGGTGATCTAGATGAACTGTTTCAGCAGCGCGTCCGGGAAGTGGGCATTCGAAAGGCCCGCTGGCGGTATGCACGCGATGTAGTGAGCCTGTTACGACCCAGCCTGATGCGTCGAGACAAGGCATGCCTTGTCTCGACAAACACAAATAATACATACCCCAACCCAACCAATACGACTATGCTACGCAATTATTTTAAAATTGCTTTTCGAAATCTGACCAAGCACAAAGGGTATTCGGCTATTAATATTGCTGGTTTAGCAACGGGCATGGCTGTAGCCATACTCATTGGCCTATGGGTCTGGAATGAGTTTGCCTATAATCAGCGCTATGCGAATTATGATCGTATGGCGAGGGTGCTTCAGAATCAAACCTTTAACGATAAGATTGAAACCTGGACCAGCCAGGCAATGCAGTTGGCTCCCGAACTACGAAGCAACTACAGTAGTCATTTCAAATACGCTGTTACGGCTGACTTTCCTGGAAAGCATCTGTTGTCGCTCGATACGAAGAAAATCACCAACGTCGGCAGCTTTATCGAGCCCGACATAACGGAAATGCTGGCGCTGACTATGCTGAAAGGTACACGGGCGGGCTTACGCGACCCATCGTCCATTCTCCTTTCCGAAACGACGGCCAAGTCGTTGTTTGGAAACGTTGATCCGCTGAATAAGATCATTACGATTGACAAAAAATGGCCGGTAAAAGTGACAGGCGTTTATGCCGATTTGCCACTCAACTCGTCATTCCAGGAATTAACGTTTATCGCACCGTTTGAGCTGAAAAAGAAAGATTTGCCCGAATGGCTTAGCTGGGGCAATAGCTGGTTTCAAACCTACGTACAGATAGCCGATAACGCCACGATGGAAACCGTATCGGTAGCCATTAAAGACGTTAAATTGAAACGAAGCCAGGACGATGCACGCTTTAAGCCCGAACTATTTCTGCTACCAATGAGCCAATGGCATCTGTATTCGGAGTTTAAAAATGGCGTAAATGTGGGCGGGCAAATTCAGTATGTCCGTCTGTTCAGCATCATCGGCTTGTTTGTGCTCTTACTGGCCTGCATCAATTTCATGAACCTGAGTACCGCCCGTAGCGAGAAACGCGCTCGGGAGGTAGGGGTTCGGAAAGCCGTTGGATCAGTACGCAATCAGATTATGCTGCAATTTTTCAGCGAGTCGTTTTTGTTTGTCATCGTTGCTTTCGCCTTTGCCCTGTTACTGGTGCTACTCGTATTACCGGCGTTCAATACCGTAGCCGACCGCCAGATTAGTATTCCGTGGGATAATCCCATGTTCTGGATTGCAGCGTTTGGCTTTAGCTTATTTACCAGTTTAGTAGCCGGTAGTTATCCTGCCATTTATCTGTCGTCTTTTCAGCCCGTTAAGGTGTTAAAAGGAACCTTCCGGGTTGGGCGCTTTGCTTCGCTTCCGCGTAAAGTGCTGGTTGTTGTCCAGTTTGCTGTTTCGGTCACGTTAATTGTGGGTACGATGATTGTTTTTCAGCAGATTGAATTCGCCCGAAATCGACCCGTAGGCTACAACCGAAATAATCTGGTGTCGTTCCCGATTAAGTCAGACAAACTGATCACCCATTTTGCTACGTTCCGGGACGAGTTGCTGAATACCGGCGCTATTGAGGAAGTGGCTGCTACCGATTCGCCCATTACCGACACCTACGTGACCAATGGCGGCTTAACCTGGAGAGGACAAGCGCCGAACATGGCCGACGAGTTTGTAACGTTACGGATTACCCATGGATTTGGAAAAATGATTGGCTGGCAAATCAAGGAAGGGCGGGATTTTTCAAAAGAATTTGCCACTGACTCGGCTGGGTTTGTCCTCAATGAAGCCGCTGTTGCCTATATGGGATTCAAGAACCCTGTTGGTGAAATTATCAAGTGGGGCGACCAGCCTTTTAAAGTCATTGGTGTGGTCAAAAATCTGGTTACCCAATCGCCTTACGATCCTGTTAAGCAGACCATCTTTGTCATCAATTACAAACGGCTTAACCTGATCACGGCCAAAATTAATCCTACAAAAAGTGCGTCGGAGGCACTGGCTAAGGTCGAAGCGGTTTATAAAAAATACGATCCCGACAACACGTTCGACTACAAATTTGCCGATCAGGAATACGCGAAAAAATTTGGCGAAGAAGAACGAGTTGGCAAACTGGCTAGCTTCTTTGCCGGACTAGCCATCTTTATTTCCTGCCTGGGTTTATTCGGTCTGGCTTCGTTCGTAATGGAGCAGCGCAGCAAAGAAATTGGTATCCGAAAAGTAATGGGTGCGTCGGTGGGTAGCTTGTGGCAGTTGCTTTCCAAAGATTTTGTGCTGTTGGTAATCATTTCGCTGTTCATTGCCTTTCCCCTAACCTGGTATTTCATGCAGGATTGGATTCAGCGATACACCTATCATACCGACCTTTCGTGGTGGCTGTTTGCTGCAACGGGTGTGGGTGCCTTAATCATTACCCTGATGACTGTCAGTTTTCAAAGTATAAAAGTTGCATTGATGAACCCCATAAAATCATTACGTTCTGAATAG
- a CDS encoding PadR family transcriptional regulator, which yields MKGTYLGEFEEVVLLAVAIRAGDAYGAAVVNEIEQQMGRSVNLGAVHSALNRLQEKGLVSSEMGGMTAERGGRRKRLYKVTAYGQRALEEIRQLRNQMWEAIPRTAWS from the coding sequence ATGAAAGGGACTTATTTAGGTGAGTTTGAAGAAGTCGTACTGTTAGCCGTTGCCATTCGGGCGGGCGATGCTTACGGCGCGGCTGTCGTCAACGAGATTGAGCAGCAGATGGGGCGTTCAGTCAATTTAGGAGCGGTTCATTCTGCGCTCAACCGACTCCAGGAAAAAGGGCTGGTTAGTTCCGAAATGGGTGGTATGACTGCCGAACGGGGTGGTCGTCGAAAACGACTCTATAAGGTGACAGCCTACGGTCAGCGGGCATTGGAAGAGATTCGGCAACTGCGCAATCAGATGTGGGAGGCCATTCCCCGAACCGCCTGGTCATGA